Genomic window (Helicobacteraceae bacterium):
AAGTATGATTTAGCGCGTGTCCGATGTGGAGGCTTCCGGTTACGTTAGGAGGCGGCATCATAATGGTAAAGGGTTTTCCGCCTTTATTGGACGCGAAAATCCCAGCCTTTTCCCACTCTTCGTATAGCCCGCTTTCTACCTCTTTTGGATCGTAGCTACTTTCAAGCGACATCGACGCTCCCCTTATTAAATATGCGCGGATTTTATCAAAAGAGGCATTGCTATAATGACGGCTATGAAGGCGGCTTTAATTCAACAATCCTTTACGGCAAGTAGGCAAGAAAATATAGCGCGATCGTTCGAGCGCGTAAAAGAGGCGGCAAAAAACGGCGCGCGGCTGATCGCGTTAAGCGAGCTGCATAATTCGCTCTATTTCTGCCAAAGCGAAAATCCCGCGTTTTTCGACCTCGCCGAGACGATACCGGGCGAATCTACCGAGCGTTTCGGCGCGTTGGCTAAAGAGCTTGGCGCGGTTTTAGTCTTGTCGCTCTTTGAAAAACGCGCGGCGGGCTTGTATCACAACGCGGCGGTCGTTATTGAATCCGACGGCAAAATAGCGGGCGTATATCGCAAAATGCATATTCCAGACGATCCTAGTTTTTACGAGAAGTTTTATTTTGCGGCGGGCGATCTGGGCTTTAATCCGATCGATACGAGCGTCGGGCGGCTTGGCGTTTTGATCTGCTGGGATCAGTGGTTTCCCGAAGCGGCGCGCATTATGGCGCTAAAGGGCGCGGACGTTTTGATATATCCTACGGCGATCGGCTGGGATCCAAAAGATCGCGACGAAGAAAAAGCGCGGCAGCTAGAGGCGTGGCGAACGATTCAACGATCGCACGCGATCGCGAACGCTCTGCCCGTTCTCGCGGTTAATCGCGTCGGATACGAAACGGGGCAAGACGGCAAGGGGGACGGAATCGACTTTTGGGGCGCTAGTTTTATTTGCGGCGCGCAGGGCGAGCTATTAGCCGACGCGCCAAATCGGGAGGCGGCGATCCTGTCCGCGGACTTAGACTTTAGCCGCTGCGAAACAACGCGTAGAATATGGCCTTTTTTGCGTGATCGGCGCATAGATCGCTACGACGAGCTAACCAAACGTTTTATCGACTAAGCCTTTAGCCGACGCGCCAAATCGGAAGCGGCGATCCTGTTTGCCGACTTAGACTTTAGCCGCTGCGAAACAACGCGCGGAATATGATCTTTTTGCGCGATCGGCGCATAGATCGCTACGACGAACTAACTAAACGCTTTATCGGTCGCTTGGGTCTAATTTATGCCACAATCGACAGGCGCGGACTTCGGTTCTTGCGTCCGCTCTATAAATTGCGCGGATAGCGCGTTTTGGATTATCGCCGCGCGGGTTGATCAACGAAACGGCTGGCGCGATTTTGCGCGGCGAGAAGCCCCGTTTTTGCGTTTGCCGCGCCAACGTTTCGTCATAGAGCCTAGCGTTTTCCCGCCGAAAGAAATATCTTGCCGCCGTAACATCAATGCGCGTTAATTGTAAGGACGCGAAAAAAGCGGCTTTGGATCAAATCAAATCGCGATCCGATAAACGCGTAAACGCCGTCTCAAGACCAACAAGCCCGCGCTACAAACAATTTCGCTTCGCTTTTCGTTAAACCGCGTTTTATTTACCCCTTGATTGACGGCGATCTTTTACCCGCTCTTTCGCCGCGTTTGGCGACGTTCAATTTTATTTATCTCTTCATCAAAAGCGATCCTTTACCGCGCGGCTCAAACGCGTTTTAACGGGAGAACTTAATTCGACGCGCTTAAACGCTACGTCGATTACAAAGCTAACGCGATAATAGGCGGGCGAAGCGGCTTTACGGATTATTTCTTTGCCGAATATCGGTTGTCTTAGCTAAGCTAACGCCTATCGGTTTTTATATTCGCCGTTTTGCGCGATTGGCGCAATCCGACTTAAACGCTTCGCCTGATTCTTGCCCGCTTTAGAAAGCGCTTTTCTTAGATTTTATAAAGGCGCGCTAACGAAAGCAATCAAAATTTGGTTTGGGGCTTGGGTCTATTTGGGCGGCGCTCAAAGTCGCCTACGATCGCTTACAATCCCGCAAATAACAGCCTCGCGCGGTTTATCCAAATCGCGCGTATAGGTTCTCGCCGCTTTGACGTTCGCGCTCTTCGCGGCTAGATTAAACCCAGCCGCGATACGCGCCCAACTTCTAAAACGCGAGTTCTTAAGACAACTCGGAGCGGACGAGTTTTGCCGCGGCGACCATATTTTCTAGCGACTGATACGCCTCGTCCCAACCGCGCGTTTTTAAGCCGCAATCGGGGTTGACCCATAGCCGATCTTTTGGAATATAGCGCAAAGCCTTGCGCAGCAGATCCGCGATCTCCTCCGTCGAAGGGACGCGCGGGCTGTGTATATCATAAACGCCCGGTCCGACCTCCGAAGGATAGTTGAAATCCGTAAAGGCGCTTAAAAGCGTCATGCCGCTACGGCTGGACTCTATGCTGATCACGTCCGCGTCCATCTTCGCAATCCAATCAAGAATGGAGTTAAATTCGCTATAGCACATATGCGAGTGAATCTGCGTTTCGTCTTTTACCCCCGACGAGGCGAGGCGGAACGAATCGATCGCCCATTTCAGATAGATTTGCGCTTCGGCGACGGTAAGCGGCATGCCCTCTCTTAGCGCCGCCTCGTCGATCTGTATAATCTTAACGCCCGCCTTCTCCAAATCCGCAACCTCGTCTCGAATAGCAAGCGCGATCTGCTTGCAAACCTCGCTTCGCTCCAAATCCTCCCGCGCAAAGCTCCAGCATAGGATTGTGATGGGTCCCGTGAGCATGCCCTTCATCGGTTTTTGGGTAAGCGACTGCGCGTAGGTAATCCACTCGATCGTCATTGGAGCTTTGCGATAAACGTCCGCGTATATAACGGGCGG
Coding sequences:
- a CDS encoding carbon-nitrogen hydrolase yields the protein MKAALIQQSFTASRQENIARSFERVKEAAKNGARLIALSELHNSLYFCQSENPAFFDLAETIPGESTERFGALAKELGAVLVLSLFEKRAAGLYHNAAVVIESDGKIAGVYRKMHIPDDPSFYEKFYFAAGDLGFNPIDTSVGRLGVLICWDQWFPEAARIMALKGADVLIYPTAIGWDPKDRDEEKARQLEAWRTIQRSHAIANALPVLAVNRVGYETGQDGKGDGIDFWGASFICGAQGELLADAPNREAAILSADLDFSRCETTRRIWPFLRDRRIDRYDELTKRFID